GTAACATGTAGTCGATATAATCAACCTGAAGTTCGGTAAATGATTTATGATACATTCGGAGTGATGCTTCACGCGACCATGTGTCCGGGGCAAAGTTTGATAATTTGGTTGCAATGAAGTATTTATCGCGGGGATGGCGACTCAATGCAATACCCGTTGCTCTTTCGGAAAAGCCTTGTACATAAGCGGGAGATGTATCGAAATAGTTCACCCCATGAGCAATGGCATAATCTACCAATCCATTTACAGCATCCTGGTCGATAACTTCACCGTTGCCATCCGGGGCAGGTTTTAACGGCCAACGCATACAGCCGTATCCTAAAAGTGAAACGCGGTCGCCCGTAGTCGGAGATGTCCGGTAAGTCATCTTATCCGTAGGAATCTCTCTTTCTCCCGTGGCACTGCCCGAGGCTGAGTTGTTTTTTGAAGAGCATCCGTATAGCAGGGCTGTAGACGTGGCTGCGCTAATACCTACGATTTTAATAAAATCTCTTCTGTTTATGTCTTTCTTATTCTTTTTTTCCATAATCTTATACTGATTTATTAAATCAAATAACTCGGTGCATCTGATGTCCGGTCACGTAAATAGCACTAAACGGACGGGACGGGCAAAGGTTCTCACAAGCTCCGCAACCGATACATTTTTCTACGTTCACTATCGGAATCTTGAGTGATTCCGGCTTTTCGGGGTCGGAAGCCACCATTTGAATGGCTCCTGTAGGACAGTGGCGGGCACAGTTACCGCACGCCATGCCATCTGTCAATGGTACGCAATTCTCTTTTATCCATACGGCATGCCCTATCTGGGTTGCCGACTTGTCTGCCGTAGTAATCGGATGAATGGCACCGGCTGGACAAACTTCCGAACATTTAGTACATTCGGGACGGCAATATCCACGTTCGTATGACATTTCAGGCTGCATCAGAGTCATCAGATTATCAGAAGGACGTAGTACTTGATTAGGGCATACAGAAACACACAACTGGCAAGCAGTGCAATGTTGGGCAAAATTACGGGCACTCAGTGCGCCGGGCGGATAAATCGGGTTTTCCCTTTCAGGAATCTTCTTGTCTTCAATGGTCGCTAATCCACCATCCACTTTCTTTTCCTGGGCTTTCAAGACAGAAGCTGTTGCAAAGATTGCCGATACTGAAAGGAAACTACGGCGGGCGTTATCTACCTGTTCAGCAGTAACGGGCTGTGTCTTGATTGCTTCTGTTGCAGATACATTTTTCGGAGAAGTCCTTTTGGTGTATTTGATAGCTCCACGTTTACATTTATCCAAACAATCCATGCAAGCTACACATCGACTGTAATCAATTTCATGAGCTTTCGGATTGATGCATGATGCTTTGCAGTTGCGGGCGCACAAACCACAACCATTGCACTTGGAAATATCAATCACCGGCTTGAATATCGCATAGTTGGAAATGAATCCCAACACAGTGCCTACAGGACAAATCGTATTGCAGTATGTACGACCGTTACGCCATGCTAAAATGCCAAGGACTGTAAAAGTGACTACAGCAATAATCAGTGTAGAGAGGCCTTTTATCCATACATCTACTTCATAAAAGGCGTAACTGTTCATTCGCTCGGCAAAATATGCCAACAGGTTATTTCCCAATTGCCAAACCGGTGCAAAGAGGCTGGAAGCTATCCGCCCATATGCACTATAAGGTGCTATCAGAATAGCCAGAGAATTCACCCCTGCAACCATCATAACGATGAATACTCCTAAAACACTATATCGCAACCATTTCTTTGCCGGTGAATAGCGGAACCGGTTCTTTTTTTGCTTTCCCGATATCCAGGAAATAATATCCTGAAATACTCCTAGCGGACAAATAACCGAGCAATATACACGCCCAAAAAGAAATGTAAGCCCAATAAGAAATAGTACGACACCTATATTCAAGGCTAATAAAGCCGGCAAAAACTGAATTTTCGCCAACCATCCGAACCATGCGTGCAATGTCCCTGTAAAATCAAGAAACAGCAGGGTTATAAGCGTATAGCACACAATGGCGGCCGTAAGTCTGATAGTACGCAGCATAAATTTATTATTTATCTATTTATAATAGTTTTAAGTTGATTCCTTTACCGGTGCAAATTTAGGAAGATAGATTCAATTATTAACTATACACGTTACCGAATGTTATACCAAAATTACAGATTCTCATCTTTTTAACATAAAATCGTCTGTTGATACTCCTGATATGAACATCATATCGTCATTTTGCCTATCTTTGTGCCCCAGAAGCAAAAAACGCTTTTTTTAATAAACTCACTATGCAGAAATTGGTTAAGAAGGAATATCAGATTCCTTTTATTCTGGTCACTTCCCTTTTCTTTCTATGGGGATTTGCACATGCTATTTTAGATGTGTTGAACAAGCATTTCCAAGATGTGATGAATATAAGCCGTGCTCATTCGGCATGGGTGCAAGTTATGTTTTATTCAGGATATTTCGTCATGGCTATTCCTGCCGGGCTGTTTATCAATAAATATGGCTATCGTAAAGGAGTAGTATTCGGGTTGTTGCTCTATGGTGTCGGTTCGCTGCTTTTTATTCCCGGCGAATACTGGATGTCGTTTCAATTCTTCCTTTTCTCCCTGTCTGTCATTGCTTGTGGTCTGGTATTTTTGGAGACAGCCGCCAATCCTTATATGACGGAATTGGGTGAACGGGAAACTGCCGCCAGCCGATTAAACCTTGCACAATCATTTAACGGATTAGGCTGTATCTGCGGGCCGCTTGTAGGCGGTTTATTATTGTTCTCGGAAGAAGGGAATTCGAATATCTCATTACCATATACATTAATGGGAATTCTTGTCCTGGCAGTCGCTTTGGTCTTTTCTAAAGTCCGTCTGCCGGAGATTGTCCATGAAGAAGATATAGATAATCAAGGACAAGCGCGTGGGTTATGGTCGCATAAGCTTTTCATTTTCGGTATCGCGGCTTTATTCTGTTATGAAATTGCGGAAATCTCTATTAATAGTTTCTTTATTAATTACGTGGTAGATGACGGCTGGATGAATGCCCGTGATGCTTCCGTGGTTCTTTCGTTTGGTGGACTGGGATTGTTTATGTGCGGACGATTTGCAGGTAGCTGGGTGATGCGGAAGATACGGGCGGAGAAAGTATTGTTCTTTTGTGCTGTCGGCACGGTCGTAACAAGTTCCTTGATAGTACTGAATCTGGGAATTATATCACTGATAGCTCTTTTCTTGGGTTACGCTTTCGAGGCAATCATGTTCCCTACTATTTTTGCACTTTCATTGCGGGGACTGGGGAATCATACCAAGCGTGCATCTTCCTATTTGATGATGTCTCCCATTGGAGGGGCTGTCGGCCCCTTAGTAATGGGATATGTAGCAGACCAGAGTTCAATGTCTTTCTCATTCATTGTTCCGTTACTTTCATTCATTGTGGTGATGATGTACGCATGGAAAACATTGAAATAATCAACTCCGCTTGGAGCGGTACAGGATACCGAATATATTCATCAAATATCCTGCCAGACAGACTATGGGAGCTACCTTTATACGCAATCCGCTGAATATGTCAGGATTGTAGGCGGCAGGGGTACTCCCCTCGCCGCTCATAAGCAGATAGCCTGCTATAATCACTGCCGAACCGATTAGCAGAATCATGTAATTTCCTCTGCTAAATACTGTTTCTGTCTCTTTCTGTTTCATCATCTTTGATTTCATATTTTTCTTTCGTTTTAGTTTTTGTAATTCATGGTTGGAGCAAATAGTGCGTATTTATCTTCAAGCCGTTGGTTGCTTTCTTTATATTTCTCTTTGTCTATCTTCTTCAAGAGTTCATTATATTGATTCCATTGCCAGAATTTATAGAGGCAATCATTGCGAACCATTTCTATGCGGTTTCCTCTTAATGAAAAAGCCCAGTTAATATAATCTTCCGCTTCGGCTATCAGATGTTCTGTCAGAGGTATCGCTTTCATCTTTTCACCTAATGCGGCATAGGCTGTTGCTATCTCATAAGAGCCGCTTTCATGTGTTTCGGGCACATTATATGCCGGAATAGCCTGTTCCGCGTAGGCGAGTACTTTCTTTGCACGCACTTTGTCTCCTTGTGCTATCAGTTCTTTGGCAAGTTGCGCGAAAAGTCTGCGATGATACCAACATGTACGTAAGGTTGTTTCATCTAGATAAAGTCCCGGAGTATCCAGCCCGCCATATTTATATCTGTTCATTACATTGTCATACAGTCTCTCCACATCTACTGCATATGGCCTGTTCTCACCGGCATCTCCCCACTTCTTATAGTCAAAAGGAGTAAAGCGGAACGCTAATCCTTCCTGTACGAAGTAGTCGTCAAACTTCAGTTTGCTGATACTCCCCACGGAGATTGCAAGGTAAAGCGGACGTTCCCAATTACAGTTGGCAAGCATTTCCAGCATGAGTAAATCGACTTTAGTCAGCATACGTACATCTTTTAAAGGGATACAAAGTTTATCCGGTATCGCCTCTTTCAGTTCTTCTCCTTTCAGATGACGGATTGCTTTGGGAAGCATGATTCCCGAACGGAGTACTGCCTCTTTGTCAATACGGATATTTATCGTATCCGTAGGGATTACATGAAATTCTTCTTTCTCTGAGAATGCCCAATATTTCAAGATGTTTTTCACTTCAAACGGGTCTTCTCCGAAACTGTCACGGGCTTCTTCCGGATGTTTCCGGTACAGTTCTTCTATTTGTTTTTTCAGTTCCGGACGTACGGCTACATATTCGTTTTTGCCTTCCTGATATTGGTTCTTACTCCAATTTACGGGCAGTCCGGGAGCGTCATATAGCGGACATTGTTGCTGATAAATATACCAGTCGGTCTGCGCATAACTCAGGTTGCAGACACGTGCGTCCCTGCGTACTTCTTCCGTGTCCTGATTATACCAGAGTGGGAAAGTATCGTTGTCTCCGTTACAAAAGATAATAGGATTTCCTTTATCAGGAAGAGTCATCAGATAGTTTGCACCAAAATCACGACAGGTAAAACGGGCGCTCCGGTCATGGTCATCCCAAGTCTGGCTTGCCATTTGTATCGGAACCAATAAACAAATCGTCATTAATGCACCAACATGCACTGTCGAAGTTGTTTTCCGGCGAAGTGCGTCACATAATCCTGCCGCCCCTATTCCTATCCAAATAGCAAAAGCATAGAACGAACCGGCATATGCATAGTCCCGTTCGCGTGGCTGACCGGGAGTTTGGTTCAGGTAAAGCACAATAGCCAGCCCTGTCATAAAGAAAAGGAAGAACAGTACACTAAACTGTTGTTTACCTTTCTTGCTGCGGTTCCATTGCCAATAGATTCCGAATAGTCCTAATAATAAGGGCAACCCGTAGAATACATTGTGTCCTTTGTTCTGACGTAGGGATTCCGGCAACAAGCTTTGGTCTCCTAATCTTAAATTATCCAGCCAGGTAATTCCCGTTATCCAGTTCCCGTGTTCCGGTTCGCCACTCCCCTGCACATCATTTTGCCGTCCTACAAAATTCCATAAGAAATAACGCCAATACATATAATTAAGTTGATAAGTAATGAAATAAGTCAAGTTTTCTTTTTGTGTAGGAGCAACATCGCTTCCTTCTGTCCAATTTTTGTAGGAAGAAGCCATACGTTCATTCCACATACGGGGAAACAACATATTCTGGGTATAACATACATCTTCTTTATACCGGATTATTTTATATTTGCCTTCTTCTTTATCCGGGCGATATACGGCACTCCCTTTGGTCGTTTTTACTCTGTAATAGTCACCTTCGGCCACATATTCCGGTTCGGAAGCATAAGTTTTTCCATAAAGCAGAGGAGCGCTTTCATATTGTTCGCGATTGAGATAACTTTTGAGCGTAAAAATATTGTCTGGTGCATTCTCATTAAGCGGAGTATTGGCGTTGGCACGAATCAGTATTACCGCATAGGTGGTATAGCCTACGGTAAGCATGAGCAAACACCATAATGAGGTATGTACTATACGCTTTCGGAAACGATAGATGGCTCCTGTCAGCACAAAGAATGTCAAAGCTAAAAAGATGAGTAATCCTGTGTGGAAAGGAAAACCGAATACGTTGATAAAAAGTAGTTCGAACCACCCTCCCATATCAGCCATGCCCGGAATATAAATAAAGAGGATGAATACAATAAGAAGCCCCGATATGGCAATTGTGGCAATTACTCCTTTAAG
This portion of the Bacteroides acidifaciens genome encodes:
- a CDS encoding DUF3098 domain-containing protein — encoded protein: MKSKMMKQKETETVFSRGNYMILLIGSAVIIAGYLLMSGEGSTPAAYNPDIFSGLRIKVAPIVCLAGYLMNIFGILYRSKRS
- a CDS encoding 4Fe-4S binding protein; its protein translation is MLRTIRLTAAIVCYTLITLLFLDFTGTLHAWFGWLAKIQFLPALLALNIGVVLFLIGLTFLFGRVYCSVICPLGVFQDIISWISGKQKKNRFRYSPAKKWLRYSVLGVFIVMMVAGVNSLAILIAPYSAYGRIASSLFAPVWQLGNNLLAYFAERMNSYAFYEVDVWIKGLSTLIIAVVTFTVLGILAWRNGRTYCNTICPVGTVLGFISNYAIFKPVIDISKCNGCGLCARNCKASCINPKAHEIDYSRCVACMDCLDKCKRGAIKYTKRTSPKNVSATEAIKTQPVTAEQVDNARRSFLSVSAIFATASVLKAQEKKVDGGLATIEDKKIPERENPIYPPGALSARNFAQHCTACQLCVSVCPNQVLRPSDNLMTLMQPEMSYERGYCRPECTKCSEVCPAGAIHPITTADKSATQIGHAVWIKENCVPLTDGMACGNCARHCPTGAIQMVASDPEKPESLKIPIVNVEKCIGCGACENLCPSRPFSAIYVTGHQMHRVI
- a CDS encoding sugar MFS transporter, giving the protein MQKLVKKEYQIPFILVTSLFFLWGFAHAILDVLNKHFQDVMNISRAHSAWVQVMFYSGYFVMAIPAGLFINKYGYRKGVVFGLLLYGVGSLLFIPGEYWMSFQFFLFSLSVIACGLVFLETAANPYMTELGERETAASRLNLAQSFNGLGCICGPLVGGLLLFSEEGNSNISLPYTLMGILVLAVALVFSKVRLPEIVHEEDIDNQGQARGLWSHKLFIFGIAALFCYEIAEISINSFFINYVVDDGWMNARDASVVLSFGGLGLFMCGRFAGSWVMRKIRAEKVLFFCAVGTVVTSSLIVLNLGIISLIALFLGYAFEAIMFPTIFALSLRGLGNHTKRASSYLMMSPIGGAVGPLVMGYVADQSSMSFSFIVPLLSFIVVMMYAWKTLK
- a CDS encoding protein O-mannosyl-transferase family, yielding MSNLLFKKWNDFSGWIVFLIAAFVYGMTIEPTASFWDCPEFISCAEKLQVGHPPGAPFYMLVGNLFTQFASDASQVSWLVNFLNALLSAGCILFLFWSITRLVRSLIINNEQDLSATDVIIILGSGFVGALAYTFSDTFWFSAVEGEVYAFSSFLTALVFWMILRWQDESDSVYSDRWLILIAYIIGLSIGVHLLNLLCIPAIVLVFYYQKYRVISLKGVIATIAISGLLIVFILFIYIPGMADMGGWFELLFINVFGFPFHTGLLIFLALTFFVLTGAIYRFRKRIVHTSLWCLLMLTVGYTTYAVILIRANANTPLNENAPDNIFTLKSYLNREQYESAPLLYGKTYASEPEYVAEGDYYRVKTTKGSAVYRPDKEEGKYKIIRYKEDVCYTQNMLFPRMWNERMASSYKNWTEGSDVAPTQKENLTYFITYQLNYMYWRYFLWNFVGRQNDVQGSGEPEHGNWITGITWLDNLRLGDQSLLPESLRQNKGHNVFYGLPLLLGLFGIYWQWNRSKKGKQQFSVLFFLFFMTGLAIVLYLNQTPGQPRERDYAYAGSFYAFAIWIGIGAAGLCDALRRKTTSTVHVGALMTICLLVPIQMASQTWDDHDRSARFTCRDFGANYLMTLPDKGNPIIFCNGDNDTFPLWYNQDTEEVRRDARVCNLSYAQTDWYIYQQQCPLYDAPGLPVNWSKNQYQEGKNEYVAVRPELKKQIEELYRKHPEEARDSFGEDPFEVKNILKYWAFSEKEEFHVIPTDTINIRIDKEAVLRSGIMLPKAIRHLKGEELKEAIPDKLCIPLKDVRMLTKVDLLMLEMLANCNWERPLYLAISVGSISKLKFDDYFVQEGLAFRFTPFDYKKWGDAGENRPYAVDVERLYDNVMNRYKYGGLDTPGLYLDETTLRTCWYHRRLFAQLAKELIAQGDKVRAKKVLAYAEQAIPAYNVPETHESGSYEIATAYAALGEKMKAIPLTEHLIAEAEDYINWAFSLRGNRIEMVRNDCLYKFWQWNQYNELLKKIDKEKYKESNQRLEDKYALFAPTMNYKN